The following coding sequences lie in one Apium graveolens cultivar Ventura chromosome 1, ASM990537v1, whole genome shotgun sequence genomic window:
- the LOC141718043 gene encoding uncharacterized protein LOC141718043 yields the protein MPDGIFYNVVRDIMKDAATNPSVYHQEPTYERVNFIAQAALDMHNNTAGGIAAFLDALLGEMESDHSWIGRSRFNEVKYITEEYKVGLDNFIKFAIEHLEEEDNGLIRCPCKDCRNIYYKQPSTVKIHLYRHGIMQWYIRWDCHGEKEMSWNEAGTSYINTGCKDDDMHDAHDDAFEDCEDFEEEPNEIAKQFYKMVNTTSEPIYPDNANLTTLEFVMKLLHWKNKHNCSNNGFDDLLRLIGSVLPDDHKLPAVRKMIKGLNMEYEKIDACENDCMLFYKEHSKKTKCDIYKEDRYKVQKDHKKQKIPRKILRYFPITMRLQHLFMAEKTTKCMRWYHDRIAVEGELSHPADGDEWKQFDRRFQRFSKEIWNVRLGLSTDGFDPFRDKHAREYTVWPVVVIVYNLPPSMCTKAPYMFMPLLIPGPTDPTKDLHAALLWIISDFPALAMLSGWSTKGKLACPVCMGEVKGKQLKHGGKITCYGTARYFLEPDDPLRRSTRFGRVETRSVCARHSGSRAKVMCEKIQFPPPGKSSKKKPKDYGVTHNWTHSSPFFELPYWETLSLRHSIAIMHTEKNVFDNIFYTILDDSKKSKDKTKSRKDCQELGVHRELWIQDNGIKPYAAYTGMPQTYLGV from the exons ATGGAATCCGATCATAGTTGGATAGGTCGTAGTCGATTTAATGAAGTAAAATACATAACGGAAGAATATAAAGTTGGTCTGGATAATTTCATTAAATTTGCTATTGAGCATCTTGAAGAAGAAGATAATGGCCTTATAAGATGTCCGTGCAAAGATTGTCGTAATATATACTACAAGCAACCTAGTACCGTGAAAATACATTTATATCGACATGGTATCATGCAATGGTATATTAGATGGGATTGTCACGGGGAGAAAGAAATGTCATGGAACGAGGCCGGAACAAGTTATATTAACACGGGCTGCAAAGATGATGATATGCATGATGCACATGATGATGCCTTCGAAGATTGTGAGGATTTTGAGGAAGAACCGAATGAAATAGCAAAACAATTTTACAAGATGGTGAATACTACATCAGAACCAATTTATCCGGACAATGCCAATCTTACAACGCTGGAGTTTGTAATGAAGCTGCTTCATTGGAAAAACAAGCATAATTGTAGTAACAATGGTTTTGATGACTTGCTTCGCCTCATTGGATCAGTACTGCCTGATGATCATAAATTGCCTGCCGTGCGAAAGATGATTAAAGGATTGAATATGGAATATGAAAAGATTGATGCTTgtgagaatgattgtatgttattttaCAAGGAACATAGCAAAAAAACAAAGTGTGATATATACAAAGAAGACCGATACAAAGTGCAAAAAGATCATAAAAAACAAAAGATCCCTCGAAAAATCTTGCGTTACTTTCCTATTACCATGAGATTGCAGCATTTATTCATGGCGGAGAAGACTACAAAATGTATGAGATGGTACCATGATAGAATTGCAGTTGAAGGTGAATTAAGTCACCCAGCAGATGGAGATGAATGGAAACAATTTGATCGGAGATTTCAAAGATTTTCAAAAGAGATTTGGAATGTCAGACTCGGGCTCTCTACTGATGGATTTGACCCCTTTCGCGATAAGCACGCTAGGGAGTATACAGTATGGCCTGTGGTGGTTATTGTGTACAACCTTCCCCCATCTATGTGTACTAAGGCTCCATACATGTTTATGCCTCTTCTCATTCCTGGACCGACGGATCCAACAAAAGACTTACAT GCGGCACTTTTGTGGATAATTAGTGACTTTCCTGCACTTGCCATGCTTAGCGGGTGGTCCACTAAAGGTAAGTTGGCATGTCCAGTTTGCATGGGAGAGGTCAAAGGTAAGCAACTCAAACATGGTGGTAAAATAACATGTTATGGAACTGCTCGGTATTTTTTGGAGCCAGATGATCCTCTCAGAAGGAGTACGAGATTTGGAAGAGTTGAGACACGATCAGTTTGTGCTCGACATTCAGGGTCACGTGCAAAGGTCATGTGTGAGAAAATACAGTTTCCCCCACCGGGAAAGTCATCGAAGAAAAAACCAAAAGATTATGGTGTGACACATAATTGGACTCACAGTTCTCCATTTTTTGAGCTTCCATATTGGGAGACACTCAGCCTTCGTCATAGCATTGCCATTATGCACACCGAAAAGAATGTATTTGACAATATTTTCTACACAATTCTTGATGATTCGAAGAAGTCTAAAGATAAAACCAAATCAAGAAAGGATTGTCAAGAGTTAGGTGTACACCGTGAGTTGTGGATTCAAGATAATGGTATAAAACCATATGCAGCATAT ACGGGTATGCCTCAAACATATCTAGGTGTGTAA